The sequence below is a genomic window from Phycisphaerae bacterium.
GGGCCTTGACCCGCTTCTCGACCGACGGATGCGTGGCGAACAGATTGGCCAGGTCGCGGCCGCTGAACGGCTCGACGATGAACATGTTGGCCTGGCTCGGGTTCGCCAACTGCATAGGCCGGCGCTGATTCCCCGCGTGGAGCTTTTCGAGGGCCGTGGCCAGCGGCATCCCGTCGCCGACCAGCTCAGCCGCGTAGTTGTCCGCGTTATACTCGCGCTTCCGCGAGATCGCCATCTGGATCAGCCCGGCTGCGATCGGGGCCAGGATGATCCCCGCGATCGCCACCAGCGGATTGCCGCCCCGGCTGTCGCTCGAGCCGACCGGCACGAACCACAGCAGATACACAAAGGCGCTGATCGCTCCGGCGATCGTCGCGGCGATCGTGCTGATCAGCACGTCGTAGTGCTTGATGTGCGACAGCTCGTGCGCGATTACCCCGCGCAGTTCCTGGCGGTCCAGCGTGTTCAATATGCCCTGGGTCAGACAGACCACCGCGTGCTGCGGGTTGCGTCCCGTCGCGAACGCGTTGGGCGTCGCCGTCGGGGCCACGTACACCCGCGGCATGGGCAGGCCCGCCTTGACCGCCAGTTCGCGGACCATCTGATAGATTTCCGGCGCCTCATTCGGCGAGACCGGCTGGGCCCGCATCGTCGCCAGGGCGATCTTGTCGCTGAAGAAGTACGCGACCACGTTCATGAACCCGCCCAGAAAAAGGGCGATGATCATGCCCGTCTGGCCCCAGTACGACCCGACCAGAACAAAGATGGCCATCAGGCCCGCCAATAACATGAATGTTTTTAGGTTATTAATAAACCTGAACATGCTTTTTCTCCTTTTCGGTTCGGCAAACCGCTCATTCCGGCCAGTCGCCGAGCTTAAGATTGCCTATATGCAAATGCTGTACCAATCGCCGCTATTGTAAGGCATTGTGATGCAATCAGTTGCGGCGGCATCACAAGGTCCGCCAAACGCTATGCCATTTTGTCAGCCATCGCCTCCCAGCCGTGGCCCGATTGGTTGGGCTTGACACTTATCGGCACTACCTTATTATACGTCGATAATTACGCCAGTTTGCATCACACTCCTGTGATATGAGTGACAATCATGACGCCAAAGGAACGGGTAGCGGCGGTGATCGGGCATCGGGCGGCGGATCGGGTGGCCATCGACTTCGCCGCTCGAAGCGAGGTGGTGGCGGCCCTCAGGGACCGGCTGGGGGCGGCGTCGGACGAGGCCCTGCTGGACGCACTCGGGGTGGACCTGCGAGGCGTCGGACCCGCCTTCAAGGGGGACACCGGCGAGCTGTGTTACGCCGATCCGACGGTGGAAGTCACAGCCGATGGGGTCTACCGTGACATCTGGGGCGTGGGGTTTCGAGCCAACCGGACTGACAAGGGCTCGTACATGGACCTGGCGGCCAATCCGCTGGTGGACGTGGAGGATGCCAAGGGGCTCGACCGGCACGCGTGGCCGACGGCGGAACTGTGGGACTACTCGGGCATCGCGG
It includes:
- a CDS encoding zinc metalloprotease HtpX, giving the protein MFRFINNLKTFMLLAGLMAIFVLVGSYWGQTGMIIALFLGGFMNVVAYFFSDKIALATMRAQPVSPNEAPEIYQMVRELAVKAGLPMPRVYVAPTATPNAFATGRNPQHAVVCLTQGILNTLDRQELRGVIAHELSHIKHYDVLISTIAATIAGAISAFVYLLWFVPVGSSDSRGGNPLVAIAGIILAPIAAGLIQMAISRKREYNADNYAAELVGDGMPLATALEKLHAGNQRRPMQLANPSQANMFIVEPFSGRDLANLFATHPSVEKRVKALIGRERTGRVY